One Faecalispora anaeroviscerum genomic window carries:
- a CDS encoding TIGR03915 family putative DNA repair protein — protein MPAGTPLTRDYRYDGSWDGLLCCLFETYERRELPQAVYSQEDTQQTLYPALEIVTDPNKAGRVKRAMLPKIGCDAKELAEHAFLTCLPQKEVWILRFLRLAFRHGPPVMNKLTHPAVHTLNKAVLHLHQENHQYEGFVRFSVSDGALWSVIEPKNQVLPLLAPHFCQRFCNETFFIYDKTHDQALVYQNGRHEILPLLAFEPPEPDETEQRYRKLWHTFYDSISIRDRENLRLRMTHMQKRYWKHLTEMQYNPFRAGQTQTESSDETRDGPQTPTALPPDSISP, from the coding sequence ATGCCTGCCGGGACCCCGCTGACCCGCGATTACCGCTACGACGGCAGCTGGGACGGCCTGCTGTGCTGCCTGTTTGAAACGTACGAGCGCAGGGAGCTGCCGCAGGCCGTGTACTCACAGGAGGACACCCAGCAGACGCTGTACCCCGCTCTGGAGATCGTCACGGACCCGAACAAAGCAGGCCGGGTCAAGCGCGCGATGCTGCCCAAAATTGGTTGCGACGCCAAGGAGCTGGCAGAACACGCCTTTCTGACCTGTCTGCCGCAAAAAGAAGTATGGATTCTTCGCTTTCTGCGCCTTGCCTTTCGTCACGGCCCACCGGTGATGAACAAGCTGACTCACCCTGCCGTGCATACTTTAAATAAGGCCGTGCTGCACCTACATCAAGAAAACCACCAGTACGAGGGTTTCGTTCGCTTTTCTGTTTCGGACGGGGCACTGTGGTCTGTCATTGAACCAAAAAATCAGGTGCTGCCACTGCTGGCCCCGCACTTCTGCCAGCGGTTCTGCAATGAAACCTTTTTCATCTATGACAAAACCCACGATCAGGCGCTGGTTTACCAAAACGGGCGGCACGAGATTCTGCCCCTGCTGGCCTTTGAGCCGCCGGAACCGGACGAAACCGAGCAGCGCTACCGCAAGCTGTGGCATACCTTTTACGATTCCATCAGCATCCGTGACCGCGAAAATCTGCGCCTGCGCATGACCCACATGCAAAAACGCTACTGGAAGCATTTGACCGAAATGCAGTACAATCCGTTCCGAGCTGGTCAGACGCAAACAGAATCGAGCGACGAAACACGCGATGGCCCACAAACGCCGACTGCCCTCCCGCCAGACTCTATCTCTCCCTGA
- a CDS encoding NRAMP family divalent metal transporter — protein MSQLEPEQKKIRAVLIGAAFMTGASSIGPGFMVQTSLFTAQYGQSLAAVIVAMIVMDTIAKLNLWSILGVSGLRGQELANRVLPGSGNVIAILVTFGGFTFAIGNVGGAALGLNAVCGLPLQAGYLISSGLAISLFLIKNASNGINRASQVLSVMVLVILLIMAFQTHPPINRAVDGLLSPELPLMLLIPLITLLGGSTGGYIAYTGAHRFLDAGISGRKNLRGIQKSTLLSCGITGLSRILIFLVVFGVCAAGGQAASAAIEAAENPAAQAFLLGAGELGSRLFGVALFCAGITTIIGSSYTSVSFLKTLHPVVGRNETRFITGFIALATILIATIGKATALLVIAGVINGFVLPLTLAITLWSIRDKSIVGEEYRHPRVLTAAGILITVITTYAAFRALPSSLAMFY, from the coding sequence ATGAGCCAACTGGAACCGGAACAAAAGAAAATCCGTGCTGTCCTCATTGGGGCAGCCTTCATGACCGGCGCGTCCTCAATCGGGCCGGGCTTTATGGTACAAACCTCGTTGTTTACCGCGCAATACGGCCAGAGCCTTGCGGCGGTGATCGTCGCGATGATTGTCATGGATACCATTGCGAAGCTCAACCTGTGGAGCATACTGGGGGTGTCTGGTCTGCGCGGGCAGGAGCTTGCAAACCGAGTTTTGCCCGGCTCCGGGAATGTGATCGCCATTCTGGTCACCTTCGGCGGCTTTACGTTTGCCATTGGCAACGTGGGCGGCGCGGCCCTCGGCCTAAATGCCGTATGCGGCCTGCCGCTGCAGGCAGGTTACCTTATTTCGAGCGGCCTGGCAATCTCGCTGTTCCTCATCAAAAACGCGTCGAACGGCATCAACCGGGCATCTCAGGTTTTGAGCGTGATGGTTCTTGTCATCCTGCTGATCATGGCATTTCAGACGCACCCACCGATCAACCGGGCGGTTGACGGCCTGCTCTCACCGGAGCTGCCGCTGATGCTGCTGATTCCGCTAATTACGCTTTTGGGCGGCTCCACCGGCGGCTATATTGCCTATACCGGCGCGCACCGTTTTCTGGATGCCGGGATTTCCGGCCGAAAAAACCTGCGCGGCATTCAGAAAAGCACCCTCCTTTCCTGTGGGATTACCGGCCTTTCGCGCATTTTGATCTTTCTCGTGGTATTCGGCGTCTGTGCCGCAGGCGGCCAGGCTGCTTCTGCGGCGATTGAGGCCGCGGAAAACCCCGCGGCTCAGGCATTTCTACTCGGGGCTGGTGAGCTGGGCTCGCGGCTGTTTGGCGTTGCGCTCTTCTGCGCAGGGATTACAACAATTATCGGGTCGTCTTATACCTCGGTATCCTTTTTAAAGACACTGCACCCCGTGGTGGGGCGCAATGAAACACGGTTCATCACCGGATTCATCGCACTGGCCACCATACTGATCGCGACGATCGGCAAAGCAACCGCGCTGCTGGTGATCGCAGGGGTGATCAACGGCTTTGTGCTGCCGCTGACGCTCGCAATCACACTATGGAGCATTCGTGACAAGAGCATTGTCGGGGAGGAATACCGCCACCCCCGTGTGCTGACAGCCGCCGGCATCCTGATTACAGTGATTACTACATACGCGGCCTTTCGCGCGCTGCCCTCCTCGCTGGCGATGTTTTACTGA
- the pfkA gene encoding 6-phosphofructokinase: MGKKQIAVLTSGGDAPGMNAAVRSVVRTALTSGMGVFGVHRGYNGLLNCDVEEMNLRSVSDIIHNGGTVLYTARSPEYNTPEGVQQAAENCRKLGIEGLIVIGGDGSFRGARDLTEAGIPCIGVPGTIDNDIACSEYTIGYDTAMNTAMEMVDRLRDTTESHDRCSVVEVMGRRCGDIALNTGIAVGAMAILVPEQPYDFKQDIYERMQYTQSIGKRHFIIVVAEGAGCHVEDLAKEIEKNTGIETRATILGHVQRGGSPSLRDRVVATQMGYHAVKLLENGQSNRVVAMQNGRIVDFDISEALKMTRQFDTELYQIALKVSI, translated from the coding sequence ATGGGCAAAAAGCAAATCGCTGTACTTACCAGCGGCGGCGACGCACCCGGAATGAATGCAGCGGTGCGTTCTGTTGTTCGAACCGCGCTTACAAGCGGGATGGGCGTTTTTGGAGTACACAGAGGCTATAACGGCCTGTTAAACTGCGATGTGGAAGAGATGAACCTGCGCAGTGTTTCCGATATTATTCACAACGGTGGAACGGTGCTGTACACCGCCCGCAGCCCGGAGTACAATACGCCGGAGGGTGTGCAGCAGGCGGCGGAAAACTGCCGAAAGCTGGGCATTGAGGGCTTGATTGTGATCGGCGGCGACGGTTCGTTCCGCGGCGCGCGCGATTTAACAGAGGCCGGAATCCCCTGCATTGGGGTACCGGGAACCATTGATAACGATATTGCGTGCAGCGAGTACACCATCGGTTACGACACCGCGATGAATACCGCGATGGAAATGGTGGACCGCCTGCGCGATACGACAGAATCCCACGACCGCTGCAGTGTGGTTGAGGTGATGGGCCGGCGCTGTGGAGATATTGCGCTGAACACCGGGATCGCGGTTGGTGCTATGGCAATTTTGGTGCCGGAGCAGCCGTATGATTTTAAGCAAGATATTTATGAGCGCATGCAGTACACACAGAGCATCGGCAAGCGCCACTTTATTATTGTGGTGGCGGAGGGCGCCGGGTGCCATGTGGAGGATCTTGCAAAAGAGATTGAAAAGAACACGGGCATTGAAACCCGCGCGACGATTCTGGGCCATGTGCAGCGCGGCGGTTCGCCTTCTCTGCGTGACCGTGTTGTGGCGACGCAGATGGGTTATCATGCGGTAAAGCTTCTGGAAAACGGCCAGAGTAACCGTGTGGTTGCCATGCAGAACGGCAGAATAGTGGACTTCGATATTTCCGAGGCGCTCAAGATGACCCGCCAGTTTGATACGGAGCTGTACCAGATCGCTCTGAAGGTGTCAATTTAA